Proteins co-encoded in one Amaranthus tricolor cultivar Red isolate AtriRed21 chromosome 7, ASM2621246v1, whole genome shotgun sequence genomic window:
- the LOC130818502 gene encoding uncharacterized protein LOC130818502 has protein sequence MLMKLLTLRLLIGLKMIVDVKMLSPKKDGWYNLYVVHGGTDLGEKESVNVELDNGLESGVSRTNGPHKKDKRPKLKVISSKKIDVDSDSDVELSDGHYEDGNVDDLFVENIDSRLEEGAPRIESDVLNVLNRELADEEARNNYQDTDDELVESYVELNSLDGSDDATRRKSIIQCSTQMLTLRIYAVKLREEETFQIKTYSSEHTCGHQYENNKVTALYLAEKYLEDWRENPGWDLNVFIKRVNRECGCEVKYHKCYNAKKIAMRMIYGDANEEYSRVWDYAETIRKFNLGSTTIVKCIGIESPPPLFQRMYICLKACKEGFVARCQRIIGVDGAHLRGSYPGILLTAVAKDGNNNIFP, from the exons ATGTTGATGAAATTGCTTACTTTGAGATTGTTGATTGGATTAAAAATGATTGTGGATGTCAAGATGTTG TCTCCTAAAAAAGATGGATGGTATAATCTTTATGTAGTACATGGAGGGACCGACTTGGGAGAGAAAGAATCGGTCAATGTTGAGTTGGACAATGGCTTAGAAAGTGGAGTTTCTAGGACTAATGGACCAcataagaaggataagaggcCTAAATTGAAGGTGATTTCTTCCAAAAAAAT TGATGTTGATAGTGATAGTGATGTGGAGCTAAGTGATGGACATTATGAAGATGGTAATGTTGATGATCTTTTTGTTGAGAACATTGATAGTAGATTAGAAGAAGGAGCTCCAAGAATTGAGTCTGATGTTCTAAATGTATTGAATCGAGAGCTTGCGGATGAGGAAGCTAGGAACAATTACCAGGATACTGATGATGAATTGGTTGAGTCTTATGTTGAATTAAATAGCTTGGATGGATCTGATGACGCGACGAGAAGGAAAAGCATTATCCAGTGTTCAACCCAGATGTTGACTTTAAGG ATTTATGCTGTGAAATTGAGGGAAGAGGAGACTTTTCAAATTAAAACTTATAGCTCTGAGCATACTTGTGGACACCAATATGAAAACAACAAAGTAACTGCTTTGTATTTGGCTGAGAAGTATTTAGAAGATTGGAGAGAAAATCCGGGTTGGGatttaaatgttttcataaaAAGAGTAAATAGGGAGTGTGGATGTGAAGTGAAATATCACAAGTGCTATAACGCAAAAAAAATTGCCATGAGGATGATTTATGGGGATGCAAATGAAGAGTATAGTAGGGTTTGGGATTATGCTGAAACAATCAGAAAGTTTAATCTAGGTAGTACAACAATAGTGAAGTGTATTGGGATAGAGTCTCCCCCTCCTTTATTTCAAAGGATGTATATTTGTTTAAAAGCTTGTAAGGAGGGTTTTGTGGCTAGGTGTCAACGTATCATTGGGGTTGATGGAGCACATTTAAGAGGGTCATATCCTGGAATATTGCTGACTGCAGTAGCTAAGGATGGCAATAACAACATTTTTCCATAG
- the LOC130818763 gene encoding uncharacterized protein At1g05835, with protein sequence MQHQSSMLKLVIISVILVLNVQAKDSISRCVKNIPSVKQTELGKSKFRVEVKNNCGTCPVIDVHVKCGNFSQSLVDPKLFKVLKYDDCVVNYGLPLLPLQTISFNYSHPTKYALSPYTWFFQCE encoded by the coding sequence ATGCAGCATCAATCAAGTATGTTAAAATTGGTTATAATAAGTGTGATTCTTGTATTGAATGTTCAGGCTAAAGATTCGATAAGTAGATGCGTGAAAAACATACCAAGTGTTAAACAAACAGAATTGGGGAAATCGAAGTTCAGAGTAGAAGTGAAGAACAACTGCGGTACGTGTCCGGTAATCGATGTTCATGTGAAATGTGGAAATTTCTCGCAATCATTGGTCGATCCAAAGCTGTTTAAGGTGTTGAAATATGATGATTGTGTGGTTAATTATGGTTTGCCATTGCTGCCTCTTCAGACTATCTCTTTCAATTATTCTCATCCGACTAAGTACGCTTTGTCTCCTTACACTTGGTTCTTCCAGTGCGAGTGA